A genomic region of Streptococcus suis contains the following coding sequences:
- the argR gene encoding arginine repressor — protein sequence MNKAGRHDLIKAMIRQEKIGRQTDIQQGLEARGVVVTQTTLSRDLRELGVIKIHENGRSFYSLAIEEERVNFIQLLAQYAYKVDRASFILVLHSELGEAALMANIIDAEKPETILGTLAGANTLLVICRDDVAAQQVEAEINYYLN from the coding sequence ATGAATAAAGCAGGACGACATGATTTAATAAAGGCCATGATTCGTCAAGAAAAAATAGGGCGACAAACGGATATTCAGCAAGGTTTAGAGGCTCGAGGGGTAGTGGTAACCCAGACAACCTTGTCTCGTGATTTACGTGAGTTGGGAGTGATAAAAATTCATGAAAATGGGCGTTCATTTTATTCCTTAGCTATCGAAGAAGAGCGCGTGAATTTTATCCAATTATTGGCACAATATGCGTATAAAGTAGATAGGGCTAGTTTTATTCTGGTCCTTCATTCAGAGCTGGGAGAAGCGGCCTTGATGGCCAATATCATTGATGCAGAAAAGCCAGAGACTATTTTGGGAACGCTGGCGGGAGCTAATACACTTTTAGTTATTTGTCGAGATGATGTAGCGGCTCAGCAAGTTGAAGCGGAGATTAACTACTATTTGAATTAG
- the argS gene encoding arginine--tRNA ligase: protein MNQKQVIAERLAAILPSLEVEAIYNLLEKPKSSEMGDIAFPAFSLAKVERKAPQAIATDIVEKLDTTGFENVVATGPYVNFFLDKAAISHQVLTDVITEKDQYGQLNIGQGRNVTIDMSSPNIAKPFSVGHLRSTVIGDALANIHEKLGYKPIRINHLGDWGKQFGMLIVAYKLWGDKAAVEADPISELLKLYVRINAEAEEKPELDEEARQWFKKLEDGDPEAHELWQWFRDESLVEFNRIYDKLDVTFDSYNGEAFYNDKMDEGIQILEEKGLLQESKGARIVDLESYNLPPALIMKTDGATLYITRDMATAMYRKRTYDFVKSIYVVGQEQINHFKQLKAVLKEMDFDWSDDMTHITFGLVTKDKKKLSTRKGNIILLEPTLDEAISRALTQIEAKNPDLENKEEVAHAVGVGAVKFYDLKTDRDNGYDFDLEAMVSFEGETGPYVQYAYARIQSILRKANFVPSAENDYKLADAESWEIIKHIQNFSNVVERAGDKFDPSLIAKYAINLAQSFNKYYAHTRILDESPERDSRLALAYATGLVLKEALRLLGVKAPEKM, encoded by the coding sequence ATGAATCAAAAACAAGTGATTGCAGAAAGATTGGCTGCCATCCTTCCGAGTTTGGAAGTGGAAGCTATCTACAATCTGCTAGAAAAACCAAAATCATCAGAAATGGGCGATATTGCCTTCCCAGCCTTCTCACTTGCTAAAGTGGAACGCAAGGCTCCACAGGCTATCGCAACGGACATCGTTGAAAAACTCGATACAACTGGCTTTGAGAACGTTGTTGCAACCGGTCCTTACGTCAACTTCTTCTTGGACAAGGCTGCTATCTCCCACCAAGTCTTGACAGATGTTATTACTGAAAAAGACCAATACGGTCAACTCAACATTGGTCAAGGACGCAATGTAACCATCGACATGTCTAGTCCAAACATTGCTAAACCATTCTCAGTTGGACATTTGCGCTCAACCGTTATCGGTGATGCCCTTGCTAACATCCACGAAAAGCTTGGCTACAAGCCAATCCGCATCAACCACTTGGGTGACTGGGGTAAACAGTTCGGTATGTTGATTGTTGCCTACAAACTTTGGGGTGACAAGGCTGCGGTCGAAGCAGACCCAATTTCAGAACTCCTCAAACTCTATGTGCGTATCAACGCTGAAGCGGAAGAAAAGCCTGAGTTGGACGAAGAAGCTCGTCAATGGTTCAAAAAATTGGAAGATGGCGATCCAGAAGCTCACGAGCTATGGCAATGGTTCCGTGATGAAAGCTTGGTTGAATTCAACCGCATCTACGACAAACTCGATGTAACCTTCGACAGCTATAATGGTGAAGCTTTCTACAACGATAAGATGGACGAAGGTATCCAAATCTTAGAAGAAAAAGGACTTCTTCAAGAATCTAAAGGTGCAAGAATCGTTGACCTCGAAAGCTACAATCTTCCACCAGCCCTCATCATGAAAACAGACGGTGCAACACTTTACATCACACGTGACATGGCAACAGCTATGTACCGCAAACGCACTTACGACTTTGTGAAAAGCATCTATGTCGTTGGTCAGGAGCAAATCAACCACTTCAAACAGCTCAAGGCTGTCTTGAAAGAAATGGATTTCGACTGGAGCGACGATATGACCCACATCACCTTCGGTCTGGTTACCAAGGATAAGAAAAAACTCTCTACTCGTAAAGGAAATATTATCCTACTCGAGCCAACTCTAGATGAAGCTATTTCACGCGCTCTTACTCAAATCGAAGCTAAAAACCCTGACCTTGAAAACAAGGAAGAAGTGGCACACGCAGTTGGTGTAGGCGCTGTTAAGTTCTACGACCTCAAAACCGACCGTGACAACGGCTACGACTTCGACCTAGAAGCTATGGTTTCCTTCGAGGGCGAAACAGGTCCTTACGTACAATACGCATACGCCCGCATCCAGTCTATCCTGCGCAAGGCAAACTTTGTACCAAGCGCAGAAAATGACTACAAACTAGCTGACGCAGAAAGCTGGGAAATCATCAAGCACATCCAAAACTTCTCAAACGTTGTAGAACGTGCCGGTGACAAATTTGACCCATCTCTCATCGCTAAATATGCTATCAACCTAGCTCAATCCTTCAACAAGTACTACGCACACACGCGTATCTTGGATGAAAGCCCAGAGCGTGACAGCCGTCTAGCACTTGCCTACGCAACAGGACTTGTCCTCAAAGAAGCTCTACGTCTTCTCGGCGTAAAAGCACCAGAAAAAATGTAA